A window of the Motilibacter rhizosphaerae genome harbors these coding sequences:
- a CDS encoding ABC transporter substrate-binding protein: MNLPVSSRRFLRRTLAATAATAALAVTAACGSAGTGVDAASRTPDGIDCKPYAAWMGHAGTTVNYMHSAGNNVVAIPQIMQNFMDCTGITVKMDGHADFEGDLTKAVESGHAPDMATIYQPGLIKKFAESGAAKPLPPALAAKASSLWSKEFIGYGSDKDKQYGIPLTADVKSLVWYSPKEFAKNGWQVPATFGDMRNLTEKIAASGKAPWCAGFESGGNTGWPGTDWIEDFLLRTQPLDVYDGWVAHTVPFADPRIQSTFDLVGSYLKDDKLVHEAAGKIGTTPFQTSGLGVVEGKCSLYRMADFYGGMWPKGANVAPDGDVWAFYLPAVDPATVKPVLVAGEFEVAFSQRPEVQAVQEFTASQEYAVNRYKFGGSISPNNLAPMSLYAKPFDKLQAQILHDPKAVVRFDGSDMMPSSVGAGTFWQQIVKWVEGQSTADTTKAIDASWPKG, encoded by the coding sequence ATGAACCTTCCCGTCAGCTCCCGGCGCTTCCTCCGCCGGACGCTCGCCGCTACGGCGGCTACGGCAGCGCTCGCCGTCACCGCGGCGTGCGGCAGTGCAGGCACGGGCGTCGACGCGGCCAGCCGTACGCCGGACGGCATCGACTGCAAGCCGTACGCCGCGTGGATGGGCCACGCCGGCACGACGGTCAACTACATGCACAGCGCCGGCAACAACGTCGTCGCGATCCCGCAGATCATGCAGAACTTCATGGACTGCACGGGGATCACGGTCAAGATGGACGGGCACGCCGACTTCGAGGGCGATCTGACGAAGGCCGTCGAGTCCGGGCACGCTCCTGACATGGCGACGATCTACCAGCCCGGCCTCATCAAGAAGTTCGCCGAGTCGGGAGCGGCGAAGCCCCTCCCGCCGGCGCTGGCTGCCAAGGCGTCGTCCCTCTGGTCGAAGGAGTTCATCGGCTACGGGTCGGACAAGGACAAGCAGTACGGCATCCCGCTGACCGCCGACGTCAAGTCGCTGGTGTGGTACTCCCCGAAGGAGTTCGCGAAGAACGGCTGGCAGGTTCCGGCCACCTTCGGCGACATGCGGAACCTCACCGAGAAGATCGCGGCGTCGGGCAAGGCCCCGTGGTGCGCCGGCTTCGAATCCGGCGGCAACACCGGCTGGCCGGGCACCGACTGGATCGAGGACTTCCTCCTGCGCACCCAGCCGCTCGACGTCTACGACGGCTGGGTCGCGCACACGGTCCCCTTCGCCGACCCGCGCATCCAGAGCACGTTCGACCTCGTCGGCAGCTACCTCAAGGACGACAAGCTCGTGCACGAGGCCGCCGGCAAGATCGGCACGACGCCGTTCCAGACCTCGGGCCTGGGCGTCGTCGAGGGCAAGTGCTCGCTCTACCGCATGGCCGACTTCTACGGCGGGATGTGGCCGAAGGGCGCGAACGTCGCGCCGGACGGTGACGTCTGGGCCTTCTACCTCCCCGCGGTCGACCCCGCCACGGTGAAGCCCGTCCTCGTGGCGGGTGAGTTCGAGGTGGCCTTCTCGCAGCGGCCCGAGGTGCAGGCCGTGCAGGAGTTCACCGCGAGCCAGGAGTACGCCGTCAATCGCTACAAGTTCGGCGGCAGCATCTCGCCGAACAACCTGGCGCCGATGTCGCTCTACGCCAAGCCGTTCGACAAGCTCCAGGCCCAGATCCTGCACGACCCGAAGGCGGTCGTCCGGTTCGACGGTTCGGACATGATGCCGAGCTCGGTCGGCGCCGGTACCTTCTGGCAGCAGATCGTCAAGTGGGTCGAGGGGCAGAGCACCGCCGA
- a CDS encoding methyl-accepting chemotaxis protein, with amino-acid sequence MLASWRNLGVRAKLLVVTLVAGLATAGVGAVGVLQLRSVAHTAKVISDSHMQQALRLNEARNNLLQEDNTLLGYINLSDDISRRQAEADIKAADTAYDKAWAAYAAHSTHRAGTNDVIQSAVGFYRDTRDSTMLPAGRKGDVATFQGSRANENSAISAASENLDRIEKIESDAVIKGSLQIQRAKSSAIRLLVIVLLLGLGISVALALVVAQAIVGPVRKVQSALARMATGDLTAAALVPSDDEIGQMAHGYEQARQAMRDTVAALTEAADRVTEASERVQASGGRIGSSTATAADRASLVTASAEMVSANVQTLAAGAEETGVAMQSISESANKAAGVASEAVEAVENTTDTVTKLGASSAEIGEVVKVITAIAEQTNLLALNATIEAARAGEAGKGFAVVASEVKDLARETASATEDIARRVEAIQSTSIQAVEAISGISRIIAEISEHQISIAAAVEEQTATTGEMSRNVTEAAMRTHEIAGTIDDLAGSVTTAADDGKAARQAADDLSSTAQHLRDAVHRFVTA; translated from the coding sequence ATGTTGGCTAGTTGGCGCAATCTGGGCGTACGGGCAAAGCTGCTCGTCGTCACCCTGGTCGCGGGGCTCGCGACCGCAGGCGTGGGCGCCGTCGGTGTCCTGCAGCTGCGCTCGGTGGCGCACACCGCGAAGGTCATCTCCGACAGCCACATGCAGCAGGCGCTGCGCCTCAACGAGGCGCGCAACAACCTACTGCAGGAGGACAACACCCTCCTCGGCTACATCAACCTGAGCGACGACATCTCTCGCCGACAGGCCGAGGCCGACATCAAGGCGGCGGACACGGCCTACGACAAGGCGTGGGCGGCGTACGCAGCGCACAGCACGCACCGCGCGGGCACCAACGACGTGATCCAGAGCGCGGTCGGGTTCTACCGCGACACCCGCGACTCGACGATGCTCCCCGCCGGCCGCAAGGGCGATGTCGCGACCTTCCAGGGCTCACGCGCCAACGAGAACAGCGCGATCTCGGCCGCGAGCGAGAACCTCGACCGCATCGAGAAGATCGAGTCCGACGCGGTGATCAAGGGCAGCCTGCAGATCCAGCGCGCCAAGTCGAGCGCGATCCGCCTGCTCGTCATCGTGCTCCTCCTCGGCCTGGGCATCTCCGTGGCGCTCGCGCTCGTCGTGGCGCAGGCCATCGTCGGCCCGGTGCGCAAGGTGCAGAGCGCCCTCGCCCGCATGGCGACCGGCGACCTCACCGCCGCTGCCCTCGTGCCGTCCGACGACGAGATCGGGCAGATGGCGCACGGCTACGAGCAGGCCCGCCAGGCCATGCGCGACACCGTGGCCGCTCTGACGGAGGCGGCCGACCGCGTCACCGAGGCCTCGGAGCGCGTCCAGGCCTCCGGCGGCCGCATCGGCAGCTCGACCGCGACCGCGGCGGACCGCGCGTCCCTGGTCACCGCCTCCGCGGAGATGGTCTCGGCCAACGTGCAGACCCTCGCCGCGGGCGCCGAGGAGACCGGCGTCGCGATGCAGTCGATCTCGGAGAGCGCCAACAAGGCCGCGGGCGTGGCCAGCGAGGCGGTCGAGGCCGTCGAGAACACCACCGACACGGTGACCAAGCTCGGCGCCTCCTCCGCCGAGATCGGTGAGGTCGTCAAGGTCATCACCGCGATCGCCGAACAGACCAACCTGCTCGCGCTCAACGCCACCATCGAGGCCGCCCGCGCTGGTGAGGCCGGCAAGGGCTTCGCCGTCGTCGCGAGCGAGGTGAAGGACCTGGCCCGCGAGACCGCCAGCGCCACCGAGGACATCGCGCGCCGCGTCGAGGCGATCCAGAGCACGAGCATCCAGGCCGTGGAGGCCATCAGCGGCATCAGCCGGATCATCGCGGAGATCAGCGAGCACCAGATCTCCATCGCCGCCGCCGTCGAGGAGCAGACCGCGACGACCGGCGAGATGAGCCGCAACGTCACCGAGGCCGCGATGCGTACGCACGAGATCGCCGGCACCATCGACGACCTCGCAGGCTCGGTCACGACCGCGGCCGACGACGGCAAGGCCGCCCGCCAGGCTGCTGACGACCTCAGCTCGACCGCCCAGCACCTGCGCGACGCGGTCCACCGCTTCGTCACCGCCTGA
- a CDS encoding discoidin domain-containing protein, with amino-acid sequence MPVAPLRPRARTRTSVGRRGRRVAAALAGLLLAPVAAITATSPAHAADALLSQGKTATASSTENAGSAAANAVDGNTGTRWSSAFSDPQWLQVDLGATATVTSVTLQWEAAYAKAFQIQTSTDAATWTTVYSTTTSTGGTQTLPVNGTGRYVRMYGTARATTYGYSLWEFQVYGTTGTTGGGTGGTCGTTNAAQGKTATASSTENAGTPASAAVDGNPGTRWSSAATDPQWIQIDLGTPQTLCQVVLQWEAAYAKAFQLQTSTDAATWTPIYSTTTGTGGTQTLNVTGTGRYLRVYGTTRATQYGYSLWEIQAYTTGSGGGTTPAACPTQSDTPDFGANVAVFDPSMSAATIQAKLDEVFNAQKLNQFGTRRDALFFKPGTYNGVYANIGYYTSILGLGQNPDDTNIVGNVTVDAFDGTGNATQNFWRSAENLAITANGGEDRWAVAQAAPFRRIHVKGNLDLFPASYGWASGGYIADTKVDGQVASASQQQWYSRDSGFGSWSGSNWNMVFSGVSGAPAQSFPNPPFTTLSTTPVSRDVPYLYVDSSGKYRVFLPSLRTNASQASWAGGSTPGTSVPMSTFYVAKPTDSAATLNGYLAQGCNLFFTPGVYHLNQTLNVTKAGTTVLGVGMPTLIPDGGVDAMHVADVDGVRIKGVLFDAGTTNSDTLLQVGPAGSGGAHASNPTSIQDVFFRIGGAGPGSATNSLVVNSGNVIIDHIWAWRADHGAGVGWTTNPAANGLTVNGNDVIATGLFVEHYQKFEVLWNGERGRTIFFQNEMPYDVPNQAAWMSTSTTNGYAAYKVAPGVTTHEAWGLGSYCYFNVNTSVNAYHAFEVPNTAGVKFHDMATVSLGGNGTITHVINDVGATAQGSATVPVDVVSYP; translated from the coding sequence ATGCCTGTGGCACCCCTCCGTCCTCGAGCACGTACGAGGACGTCCGTCGGCAGGAGGGGGCGCCGGGTCGCGGCCGCCCTCGCCGGCCTGCTGCTCGCCCCGGTCGCCGCCATCACGGCGACCTCTCCCGCCCACGCGGCTGATGCGCTGCTGTCGCAGGGCAAGACGGCGACCGCCTCCTCGACCGAGAACGCCGGCTCCGCTGCGGCGAACGCCGTCGACGGCAACACCGGCACCCGCTGGTCCAGCGCGTTCTCCGACCCCCAGTGGCTCCAGGTCGACCTCGGCGCCACCGCCACCGTCACCTCGGTCACCCTGCAGTGGGAAGCCGCCTACGCCAAGGCCTTCCAGATCCAGACCAGCACCGACGCCGCCACCTGGACCACCGTCTACAGCACCACCACCAGCACCGGCGGCACCCAGACCCTCCCCGTCAACGGCACCGGGCGCTACGTCCGCATGTACGGCACCGCCCGCGCCACCACCTACGGCTACAGCCTGTGGGAGTTCCAGGTCTACGGCACCACCGGCACCACCGGCGGCGGCACCGGCGGCACGTGCGGCACCACCAACGCCGCCCAGGGCAAGACCGCCACCGCCTCCAGCACCGAGAACGCCGGCACCCCCGCCAGCGCCGCCGTCGACGGCAACCCCGGCACCCGCTGGTCCAGCGCCGCCACCGACCCCCAGTGGATCCAGATCGACCTCGGCACTCCCCAGACCCTCTGCCAGGTCGTCCTGCAGTGGGAAGCCGCCTACGCCAAGGCCTTCCAGCTCCAGACCTCCACCGACGCCGCCACCTGGACTCCCATCTACTCGACCACCACCGGCACCGGCGGCACCCAGACCCTCAACGTCACCGGCACCGGGCGCTACCTCCGCGTCTACGGCACCACCCGCGCCACCCAGTACGGCTACAGCCTCTGGGAGATCCAGGCCTACACCACCGGCAGCGGCGGTGGGACGACGCCGGCGGCCTGCCCGACCCAGTCGGACACCCCGGACTTCGGGGCGAACGTCGCGGTCTTCGACCCGAGCATGAGCGCGGCCACGATCCAGGCCAAGCTCGACGAGGTCTTCAACGCGCAGAAGCTCAACCAGTTCGGCACTCGCCGCGACGCGCTGTTCTTCAAGCCGGGCACCTACAACGGCGTCTACGCCAACATCGGCTACTACACCTCGATCCTCGGCCTCGGCCAGAACCCCGATGACACGAACATCGTCGGCAACGTCACGGTCGACGCCTTCGACGGCACGGGCAACGCAACGCAGAACTTCTGGCGCTCGGCCGAGAACCTCGCCATCACCGCGAACGGTGGCGAGGACCGCTGGGCGGTCGCGCAGGCCGCACCGTTCCGCCGGATCCACGTCAAGGGCAACCTCGACCTCTTCCCGGCGAGCTACGGCTGGGCCTCGGGCGGCTACATCGCCGACACGAAGGTCGACGGCCAGGTCGCGTCCGCGAGCCAGCAGCAGTGGTACTCGCGGGACTCGGGCTTCGGCAGCTGGAGCGGGTCCAACTGGAACATGGTGTTCAGCGGGGTGAGCGGCGCTCCGGCGCAGAGCTTCCCGAACCCGCCCTTCACGACGCTGTCCACGACCCCCGTGTCGCGCGACGTGCCGTACCTCTACGTCGACAGCAGCGGCAAGTACCGCGTGTTCCTGCCGTCCCTGCGCACGAACGCGTCGCAGGCCAGCTGGGCGGGCGGCTCGACCCCGGGCACCTCGGTGCCGATGAGCACGTTCTACGTCGCCAAGCCCACGGACAGCGCGGCGACGCTCAACGGCTACCTCGCCCAGGGCTGCAACCTGTTCTTCACCCCGGGCGTCTACCACCTGAACCAGACGCTCAACGTCACGAAGGCCGGCACCACCGTCCTCGGCGTGGGCATGCCGACGCTGATCCCCGACGGCGGTGTGGACGCGATGCACGTGGCTGACGTCGACGGCGTCCGCATCAAGGGCGTGCTCTTCGACGCAGGGACCACGAACTCGGACACCCTGCTGCAGGTCGGTCCGGCCGGGTCCGGTGGCGCGCACGCCAGCAACCCGACGAGCATCCAGGACGTGTTCTTCCGGATCGGCGGTGCCGGACCGGGCAGCGCGACCAACAGCCTGGTCGTCAACAGCGGCAACGTCATCATCGACCACATCTGGGCGTGGCGCGCTGACCACGGCGCCGGTGTGGGCTGGACCACGAACCCCGCCGCCAACGGGCTCACGGTCAACGGCAACGACGTCATCGCCACGGGTCTGTTCGTCGAGCACTACCAGAAGTTCGAGGTGCTCTGGAACGGCGAGCGCGGCCGCACGATCTTCTTCCAGAACGAGATGCCGTACGACGTCCCCAACCAGGCCGCCTGGATGAGCACCTCCACGACCAACGGGTACGCGGCGTACAAGGTCGCGCCGGGCGTCACCACCCACGAGGCGTGGGGCCTGGGGTCGTACTGCTACTTCAACGTCAACACCTCGGTCAACGCGTACCACGCGTTCGAGGTCCCGAACACCGCCGGCGTGAAGTTCCACGACATGGCGACGGTGAGCCTCGGCGGCAACGGCACGATCACCCACGTGATCAACGACGTCGGCGCCACGGCGCAGGGGTCGGCCACGGTGCCGGTCGACGTGGTGAGCTACCCGTGA
- a CDS encoding TenA family protein — translation MTPLLTDPSTRPAGAATRWWGAALPVYDAILAHPFLAGLADGTLPAAAFERYLVQDAHYLRGYARALALVAAHGDEEGDVALFARSAATAIAVERQLHAGLLAELGIDPEAAAASEPGPATTAYVDSLVAAAATGSFADGLAAVLPCYWVYARVGEVLLPGSSPDPRYAAWIATYADPGFQQTVAAVLDVVDRVGADLTAEPDARARRLYRKGTVHEWLFWDAAWTGRSWPSF, via the coding sequence GTGACCCCGCTGCTCACCGACCCGTCCACCCGACCTGCAGGGGCTGCCACCCGGTGGTGGGGCGCCGCCCTGCCGGTGTACGACGCGATCCTCGCGCACCCGTTCCTCGCGGGGCTCGCGGACGGGACGCTCCCTGCGGCCGCGTTCGAGCGCTACCTCGTCCAGGACGCGCACTACCTGCGCGGCTACGCCCGCGCACTGGCCCTGGTGGCGGCGCACGGCGACGAGGAGGGCGACGTCGCGCTGTTCGCCCGCAGCGCGGCGACGGCGATCGCGGTGGAGCGACAGCTGCACGCGGGCCTGCTCGCCGAGCTCGGCATCGACCCCGAGGCCGCCGCCGCGAGCGAGCCCGGGCCGGCCACTACCGCGTACGTCGACTCGCTGGTGGCAGCGGCGGCCACGGGCTCCTTCGCCGACGGCCTGGCCGCCGTGCTGCCCTGCTACTGGGTCTACGCCCGCGTCGGGGAGGTGCTGCTGCCGGGTTCCTCGCCCGACCCGCGCTACGCCGCCTGGATCGCGACCTACGCCGACCCCGGGTTCCAGCAGACGGTCGCCGCCGTGCTCGACGTCGTCGACCGGGTCGGAGCGGACCTGACCGCCGAGCCGGACGCCCGCGCCCGACGCCTGTACCGGAAGGGCACGGTCCACGAGTGGCTCTTCTGGGACGCCGCGTGGACGGGTCGGAGCTGGCCCTCCTTCTGA
- a CDS encoding thiazole synthase codes for MTVHDPLVIAGRSFGSRLIMGTGGVPSHDVLDAVLQASGTELCTVAMRRVDAGTTGSILDVITARGVALLPNTAGCRTAREAVRTAELAREALGTDWVKLEVVADDTTLLPDPVELLEAAGALVARGFVVLPYTNDDPVLARHLQRAGCAAVMPLGAPIGSGLGIGNPRNIAAIAEEATVPVVLDAGIGTASEAALAMELGCSAVLLATAVTRAQEPAVMAAAMAAGVRAGRLARLAGRIPRRETAYASSPTTGMAVLA; via the coding sequence ATGACGGTGCACGACCCCCTGGTGATCGCCGGACGCTCGTTCGGCTCGCGGCTCATCATGGGCACGGGCGGTGTCCCGAGCCACGACGTCCTCGACGCCGTGCTCCAGGCCTCGGGGACCGAGCTGTGCACCGTGGCGATGCGCCGGGTGGACGCCGGCACGACCGGCTCGATCCTCGACGTCATCACGGCGCGCGGGGTCGCCCTCCTCCCCAACACGGCGGGCTGCCGCACGGCGCGCGAGGCCGTGCGCACTGCCGAGCTCGCCCGCGAGGCGCTCGGCACCGACTGGGTGAAGCTCGAGGTGGTGGCCGACGACACCACGCTGCTCCCGGACCCCGTGGAGCTGCTCGAAGCGGCAGGAGCGCTGGTGGCCAGGGGCTTCGTCGTCCTGCCCTACACCAACGACGACCCCGTGCTGGCCCGGCACCTGCAGCGCGCGGGGTGCGCGGCGGTGATGCCGCTCGGCGCCCCCATCGGGAGCGGGCTCGGCATCGGCAACCCGCGCAACATCGCCGCCATCGCGGAGGAGGCCACGGTCCCGGTCGTCCTGGACGCCGGCATCGGGACCGCCTCGGAGGCGGCGCTGGCCATGGAGCTCGGCTGCTCGGCGGTGCTGCTCGCGACCGCGGTGACCCGCGCCCAGGAGCCCGCGGTCATGGCCGCGGCCATGGCCGCGGGCGTCCGGGCGGGCCGGCTCGCCCGGCTCGCCGGTCGCATCCCGCGCCGGGAGACGGCGTACGCGTCGTCGCCCACGACCGGGATGGCGGTCCTCGCGTGA
- the thiS gene encoding sulfur carrier protein ThiS: MSVQVRVNDEQTVLRAGATVAALVAERFGDSRWIAVAVDGEVVPRRAWAGHVLHDGAAVEVLTAVQGG; this comes from the coding sequence ATGAGCGTCCAGGTCCGGGTGAACGACGAGCAGACCGTGCTCCGCGCGGGCGCCACCGTCGCGGCCCTGGTGGCCGAGCGCTTCGGCGACTCGCGCTGGATCGCGGTCGCCGTCGACGGCGAGGTCGTGCCCCGGCGCGCCTGGGCCGGGCACGTGCTCCACGACGGCGCCGCCGTCGAGGTGCTGACAGCGGTGCAAGGAGGATGA
- the thiO gene encoding glycine oxidase ThiO has product MQDAVDVAVVGGGVVGLWTAFCAARRGASVAVVDPEPGRGASWTAAGMLAPVTEYAYGEDALLALTLAAAAAYPAAVAELAGVSGLDAGYRATGSVEVAWDAGDLAALRDLDARRRALGLETRLLTGGALRRVEPGLATGVAGGVVAAGEAQVDNRAMVASLLVALERLGVALVREAATGLGPGSPPVVQLASGPVRAGAVVLAAGAATTRLPGLPEHLRVPVRPVQGHTLRLRTDEPVVEHVVRGRVRGTPVYVVPRASGEVVVGATSEERGFVTERRAGAVHDLLRDALLLVPGLDEAEWVEVSAGLRPGTPDNGPVVGPTGVPGLLVATGHYRNGVLLAPTTGYAVAGLLAGEPLPAELAAFGPERFALRQEVPA; this is encoded by the coding sequence GTGCAGGACGCGGTCGACGTGGCCGTCGTCGGTGGGGGTGTCGTCGGTCTGTGGACCGCCTTCTGCGCCGCTCGCCGGGGAGCCTCCGTGGCGGTCGTGGACCCCGAGCCCGGACGCGGGGCCAGCTGGACCGCCGCGGGCATGCTCGCCCCCGTCACGGAGTACGCGTACGGCGAGGACGCCCTGCTCGCGCTGACCCTCGCGGCGGCCGCGGCGTACCCCGCTGCGGTCGCGGAGCTGGCCGGGGTGTCGGGCCTCGACGCGGGGTACCGCGCGACGGGCTCGGTGGAGGTGGCCTGGGACGCCGGGGACCTCGCCGCCCTGCGCGACCTCGACGCGCGGCGCCGCGCGCTCGGCCTCGAGACCCGTCTGCTGACCGGGGGGGCGCTGCGGCGCGTCGAGCCCGGACTGGCGACGGGGGTCGCGGGGGGCGTCGTCGCGGCCGGCGAGGCCCAGGTCGACAACCGCGCGATGGTAGCGTCCCTGCTGGTCGCGCTGGAGCGCCTCGGCGTCGCGCTGGTGCGGGAGGCGGCGACGGGCCTGGGCCCGGGGAGCCCCCCGGTCGTGCAGCTCGCGTCGGGGCCCGTACGCGCCGGTGCCGTCGTCCTCGCCGCGGGCGCCGCCACCACACGGCTCCCCGGACTGCCGGAGCACCTCCGGGTGCCGGTCCGCCCCGTGCAGGGCCACACGCTGCGACTGCGCACGGACGAGCCCGTCGTCGAGCACGTGGTCCGCGGCCGCGTGCGCGGGACGCCCGTCTACGTGGTGCCCCGCGCCTCCGGCGAGGTCGTCGTGGGAGCGACCAGCGAGGAGCGCGGCTTCGTCACGGAGCGCCGGGCTGGAGCGGTCCACGACCTGCTCCGCGACGCGCTGCTGCTCGTGCCGGGCCTCGACGAGGCGGAGTGGGTGGAGGTGTCCGCCGGGCTGCGTCCCGGTACCCCCGACAACGGTCCGGTGGTCGGCCCGACGGGCGTCCCCGGCCTCCTGGTCGCGACCGGCCACTACCGCAACGGCGTGCTGCTCGCGCCGACGACCGGGTACGCCGTGGCGGGGCTCCTCGCCGGCGAGCCGCTCCCTGCGGAGCTCGCGGCGTTCGGTCCGGAGCGGTTCGCGCTGCGGCAGGAGGTCCCGGCATGA
- a CDS encoding amino acid permease, whose product MSLDLFRTKPVEDILEQGGDEEGPGSGESGGGHLKKRLGALDLVGFGIGIVIGAGIFTLTGVQAKEHAGPGIVLSFAFAGLASFLAALCYAELASSVPTAGSAYTYAYATMGEIFAWIVGWDLVLEFSLGAASVARAWSGYLANLFHLPSSLFAEDGSTVNIGAIALVVVLGAVAYTGIKQSARLATGLVIVKVAICVFIIAVGVFYIKRSNLTPFIPPSKPAKGDTGASQTLVEAVLGVSPAVYGIGGILTAMAVVFFSFTGFEAVANMSEETRKPQRNLPLGLLGTLGISLLLYVGVSFVLTGMVNYKDIDDNAAIASAFKSVGAGWASYFVDVAAVCGLTTVVLVDLVAMGRIGYAMTRDGLLPGASSAIHPRFGTPYKITVVVTVLVALLAGFVPLADLANLVSIGTLFAFVLVSLAVPILRHTRPDVKRAFTVPLSPVVPVLSALACLYLMANLTLETWLRFVIWLALGMVIYFAYGRRQARLAAGLGARRHGDIDLREGSSAPTRGA is encoded by the coding sequence ATGTCGCTCGATCTCTTCCGCACCAAGCCCGTCGAGGACATCCTCGAGCAGGGCGGTGACGAGGAGGGCCCCGGCTCCGGCGAGAGCGGCGGCGGCCACCTCAAGAAGCGCCTGGGAGCGCTCGACCTCGTCGGCTTCGGGATCGGCATCGTCATCGGTGCCGGCATCTTCACGCTGACCGGCGTGCAGGCCAAGGAGCACGCCGGCCCCGGGATCGTGCTGTCGTTCGCCTTCGCCGGGCTCGCGTCGTTCCTCGCGGCCCTCTGCTACGCCGAGCTCGCCTCCAGCGTGCCGACGGCGGGCAGCGCCTACACCTACGCGTACGCGACGATGGGCGAGATCTTCGCCTGGATCGTCGGGTGGGACCTCGTGCTGGAGTTCTCGCTGGGGGCCGCGTCCGTGGCCCGCGCCTGGTCGGGCTACCTCGCGAACCTCTTCCACCTGCCGTCGTCGCTGTTCGCGGAGGACGGCTCCACGGTCAACATCGGGGCGATCGCGCTGGTAGTGGTGCTGGGGGCCGTGGCCTACACCGGCATCAAGCAGTCCGCGCGGCTGGCGACGGGGCTCGTCATCGTCAAGGTCGCGATCTGCGTGTTCATCATCGCGGTGGGCGTGTTCTACATCAAGCGCTCCAACCTCACGCCGTTCATCCCCCCGTCGAAGCCGGCGAAGGGCGACACGGGCGCGTCGCAGACCCTGGTCGAGGCCGTCCTCGGGGTCTCCCCCGCGGTCTACGGCATCGGCGGCATCCTCACCGCGATGGCCGTGGTCTTCTTCAGCTTCACCGGCTTCGAAGCCGTCGCGAACATGAGCGAGGAGACCCGCAAGCCGCAGCGCAACCTGCCGCTCGGGCTGCTCGGCACCCTCGGCATCTCGCTGCTGCTCTACGTCGGCGTCTCGTTCGTGCTGACCGGCATGGTGAACTACAAGGACATCGACGACAACGCCGCCATCGCCAGCGCCTTCAAGAGCGTCGGGGCGGGCTGGGCGTCGTACTTCGTCGACGTCGCCGCGGTCTGCGGCCTCACCACCGTCGTGCTCGTCGACCTCGTCGCGATGGGCCGCATCGGCTACGCCATGACGAGGGACGGCCTGCTCCCGGGCGCGTCCTCCGCGATCCACCCGCGCTTCGGCACGCCGTACAAGATCACGGTCGTGGTGACCGTGCTCGTCGCCCTGCTCGCGGGCTTCGTGCCGCTGGCCGACCTCGCCAACCTCGTCAGCATCGGCACGCTGTTCGCCTTCGTCCTCGTCTCGCTGGCCGTGCCGATCCTGCGGCACACCCGCCCCGACGTGAAGCGGGCGTTCACCGTGCCCCTCTCGCCGGTGGTCCCCGTGCTGTCCGCGCTGGCCTGCCTCTACCTCATGGCCAACCTCACGCTCGAGACCTGGCTCCGCTTCGTCATCTGGCTCGCGCTCGGCATGGTCATCTACTTCGCGTACGGGCGCCGCCAGGCCCGCCTCGCCGCAGGCCTCGGTGCCCGGCGGCACGGCGACATCGACCTGCGAGAGGGGAGCTCGGCGCCGACCCGCGGGGCTTGA